The proteins below come from a single Prochlorococcus marinus CUG1415 genomic window:
- the sufC gene encoding Fe-S cluster assembly ATPase SufC, whose amino-acid sequence MLSQMKESDPILEVQNLFASTDNLPILKGVSLNVYPGEIHAIMGRNGCGKSTLSKIIAGHPSYKITNGDIKFSGENINSLEPEERAQAGIFLGFQYPIEIPGVSNLEFLRVSTNARRKFLNKEELDTFDFEELVKEKLEIVKMDHAFLSRSVNQGFSGGEKKRNEILQMALLEPKIAILDETDSGLDIDALRIVASGIKKISNTKTGIILITHYQRLLDEIKPNYVHVMADGKIIKTGGSDLALELEKKGYDWTDNFVKET is encoded by the coding sequence ATGCTAAGTCAAATGAAAGAGTCAGATCCAATATTAGAAGTTCAAAATCTCTTTGCATCTACTGATAATCTGCCAATTTTGAAGGGGGTTTCACTTAATGTCTACCCTGGAGAAATCCATGCAATTATGGGAAGAAATGGATGTGGTAAAAGCACTCTTTCAAAAATCATTGCAGGACATCCTTCATATAAAATTACAAATGGCGACATAAAATTTTCAGGTGAAAATATTAACTCTCTAGAACCTGAAGAAAGAGCTCAAGCAGGAATTTTCCTAGGTTTCCAATATCCAATAGAAATTCCAGGCGTTAGTAATCTTGAGTTTCTTAGAGTTTCAACAAATGCTAGAAGAAAATTCCTCAATAAAGAAGAATTAGATACTTTCGATTTTGAAGAATTAGTTAAAGAAAAGTTGGAAATTGTAAAAATGGATCATGCATTCCTATCAAGAAGCGTAAATCAAGGATTTTCCGGGGGTGAAAAGAAAAGAAACGAAATTCTGCAAATGGCTTTACTGGAGCCCAAGATAGCAATTCTGGATGAGACCGATTCTGGTCTAGATATTGATGCTCTTAGAATAGTCGCATCAGGAATTAAGAAAATATCTAATACAAAGACTGGAATTATATTAATTACTCACTACCAAAGATTGTTAGATGAAATCAAACCCAATTATGTTCACGTTATGGCAGACGGGAAAATCATCAAAACTGGTGGAAGTGATCTTGCTTTAGAGCTTGAAAAAAAAGGTTATGACTGGACTGATAACTTCGTCAAAGAGACTTAA
- the sufB gene encoding Fe-S cluster assembly protein SufB, translating to MVNENLVKDVVKEPYKYGFVTDIETEKIAKGLNEEIIRLISVKKEEPQYLLDFRLKAFKKWQTMKEPDWAELGYKQIDYQDIIYYSAPKQKEKISSLDEVDPKLLETFDKLGIPLTEQKKLTNVAVDAVFDSVSIATTFREELAEHGVIFCSISEAVKNHSDLIEKYLGTVVPASDNYFAALNSAVFSDGSFVYIPKGVTCPMDLSSYFRINSGDSGQFERTLIIAEESSSVSYLEGCTAPMFDTNTLHAAVVELIALDDASIKYSTVQNWYAGDEQGVGGIFNFVTKRGKCLGKRSKISWSQVETGSAITWKYPSCILLGEESVGEFYSVALTNNLQQADTGTKMIHIGPKTKSTIVSKGISAGNSINSYRGLVKMGTKAIGSRNYSQCDSMLIGDQASANTFPYIKSQQPNSEIEHEASTCRISEDQLFYLQSRGIECEEAISMMVSGFCRDVFNQLPMEFAAEADKLLALKLEGSVG from the coding sequence ATGGTTAACGAAAATTTAGTTAAAGATGTAGTAAAGGAACCTTACAAATATGGTTTCGTTACAGATATTGAAACTGAAAAAATTGCAAAGGGATTGAATGAAGAAATTATTAGACTAATTTCAGTAAAAAAAGAAGAGCCACAATATCTACTTGATTTCAGATTAAAAGCCTTTAAAAAATGGCAAACAATGAAGGAACCTGATTGGGCCGAATTAGGCTATAAACAGATCGATTATCAAGATATCATTTATTATTCTGCTCCCAAACAAAAAGAAAAAATTTCAAGTTTGGATGAAGTTGATCCCAAACTTCTTGAGACTTTTGACAAATTAGGAATACCTCTTACAGAGCAAAAAAAACTCACAAATGTAGCAGTAGATGCTGTCTTTGATAGTGTTTCTATTGCTACAACATTCAGAGAGGAACTGGCTGAACATGGAGTTATATTTTGCTCAATCAGTGAAGCAGTAAAAAATCACTCAGATTTAATAGAGAAATATTTAGGTACTGTAGTTCCAGCTAGTGATAATTATTTTGCAGCACTAAATTCTGCTGTTTTTAGTGATGGTTCTTTTGTATATATCCCAAAAGGCGTGACCTGTCCTATGGACCTATCTTCCTACTTCAGAATTAATAGTGGAGATTCCGGACAATTCGAGAGAACACTAATCATTGCCGAAGAATCAAGTTCTGTAAGTTATCTAGAAGGTTGTACAGCGCCAATGTTCGATACAAATACCCTACATGCTGCAGTTGTGGAACTAATAGCACTTGACGATGCCTCAATAAAGTATTCAACAGTACAAAATTGGTATGCGGGTGATGAACAAGGTGTTGGCGGAATTTTTAATTTTGTCACCAAACGAGGAAAATGTTTGGGTAAGAGAAGTAAAATTAGCTGGTCTCAAGTTGAAACAGGTTCTGCAATTACATGGAAATATCCTAGCTGTATTCTTTTAGGAGAAGAATCTGTAGGGGAATTTTATTCAGTAGCACTTACCAATAATCTTCAACAAGCAGATACAGGGACAAAAATGATCCATATTGGTCCCAAGACCAAATCAACTATAGTTAGCAAAGGAATAAGTGCAGGTAATTCAATAAATAGCTATAGAGGCCTTGTCAAAATGGGTACAAAAGCTATTGGATCAAGAAATTACAGCCAATGTGATTCAATGTTAATAGGGGATCAAGCTTCTGCAAATACGTTCCCTTATATCAAATCTCAACAACCCAATTCTGAAATTGAGCATGAAGCAAGTACATGTAGAATCTCCGAAGATCAACTTTTTTATCTCCAGAGCAGAGGTATAGAATGTGAAGAGGCAATATCTATGATGGTCAGTGGTTTCTGTAGAGATGTATTTAATCAATTACCTATGGAATTTGCTGCTGAAGCAGATAAATTACTGGCTCTTAAACTCGAGGGATCAGTAGGTTAA
- a CDS encoding DUF4912 domain-containing protein gives MADGIMNKGELLSLTLRQLRQEASKLSVPLYSRKTKAVLVDLILKYQEKSSKQTNKSQPLPDSKNTFESNTFNRNEEVKTNVVFLPRDPDWAYVFWQISDADREKAQALGANKLCLRLFDASGSDGSNLNQGTLREITVDSYSTEWYLPIPLADRDYKVELGYKYGFKWMSLAFSSTSRVPGSHPSEQILDKFVPFNLDATSESIQDISNSVTSEQNGIHERLYQAATNITLRRKVGSEEFMENINSTNKNDNLTDSGAGKWSSGLNDSGSGIVKNRSFWLVADAELIVYGATEPSAKLTIGGEEVPLAADGTFRIQVPFRDGTQKYDIKAVDVSGEQEKSISMKFDRATPLDDTNEKYNTDPEWF, from the coding sequence GTGGCTGATGGGATCATGAATAAAGGAGAATTACTCTCACTAACCCTCAGACAATTACGTCAAGAAGCAAGTAAATTATCAGTTCCTCTATATAGTCGTAAAACAAAGGCTGTTTTAGTTGACTTAATACTTAAATATCAAGAAAAATCTTCTAAGCAAACAAATAAAAGTCAACCCCTGCCAGATTCTAAAAATACTTTTGAGTCCAATACCTTCAACAGGAATGAAGAAGTTAAAACAAACGTAGTTTTCTTGCCCCGAGATCCAGATTGGGCATATGTTTTTTGGCAAATTTCCGATGCCGATAGAGAAAAAGCACAAGCTTTGGGTGCAAATAAATTATGTTTACGATTATTTGATGCATCTGGTTCTGACGGAAGCAATCTAAATCAAGGAACACTTAGGGAGATTACAGTAGATAGTTATAGTACTGAGTGGTACTTACCAATCCCCCTTGCAGATAGAGACTATAAAGTTGAATTAGGATATAAATATGGTTTTAAATGGATGTCTTTGGCATTCTCTTCAACAAGTCGTGTTCCTGGATCCCATCCATCTGAGCAAATTCTTGACAAATTTGTTCCATTTAATTTGGATGCTACGTCTGAGTCAATTCAAGATATTTCAAATTCCGTGACTTCAGAACAAAATGGTATCCATGAAAGGTTATATCAAGCTGCAACAAATATCACTCTTAGAAGGAAAGTTGGTTCAGAAGAATTTATGGAAAATATAAATTCAACAAATAAAAATGATAACCTTACTGATTCAGGTGCTGGTAAATGGTCTTCAGGTTTAAATGATTCTGGAAGCGGAATTGTTAAAAATAGATCGTTCTGGCTCGTTGCTGATGCTGAATTAATTGTTTATGGAGCAACTGAACCTTCTGCAAAACTGACAATAGGTGGAGAAGAAGTACCTCTTGCTGCAGATGGTACTTTTAGAATTCAAGTTCCATTTAGAGATGGGACTCAAAAATATGATATTAAAGCTGTAGATGTATCTGGTGAGCAAGAAAAAAGTATATCAATGAAATTTGATAGAGCGACTCCACTAGACGATACTAATGAAAAATATAATACTGATCCAGAATGGTTTTAA
- a CDS encoding alpha-D-glucose phosphate-specific phosphoglucomutase encodes MTQVSVININSPFLDQKPGTSGLRKSTLKFQEEHYLEVFIEAILQSLEDLKGSTLVVGGDGRYGNIEAIEKIVQICIAHKVQKVIVPKYGLLSTPATSHLIRKEKAIGGIILSASHNPGGIDGDFGVKLNISNGGPAPEIITNNIFKASQLLTSYKICNIQLPDFSEYGTYPYGETTLEIIDGVKDYSNLMEKIFDFDQISDFLKKDFSLIFDAMNAVTGPYAKNIFVEKMGLADDCVMNGNPLKDFGGLHPDPNLTYASHLADLLLNKKSYSFGAACDGDGDRNMILGSGCFVNPSDSLAVITANTKYVPGYKDGITGVARSMPTSSAVDNVARALNIPCFETPTGWKFFGNLLDSNLITLCGEESFGTGSNHVREKDGLWAVLYWLQVLAEKKCSVSDLMQNHWKQFGRNYYSRHDYEAIPSNIANQIFGNLTSLLENLKGSNFAGHLVQVADNFSYLDPVDDSISDNQGLRLILDDNSRVIVRLSGTGTKGATLRLYFEKFYDPKKNLSLNPQVALKPLIDDLDHLLNISKLTQMETPTVIT; translated from the coding sequence ATGACTCAAGTTAGTGTAATTAATATCAATTCTCCTTTTCTAGATCAAAAACCAGGCACTTCTGGTTTAAGAAAAAGTACTTTAAAGTTTCAGGAAGAACATTATCTAGAAGTTTTTATTGAAGCAATCTTACAATCATTGGAAGATTTAAAAGGTTCAACATTAGTAGTGGGTGGTGATGGCAGATATGGCAATATTGAAGCAATAGAAAAAATTGTCCAAATATGCATTGCTCATAAAGTTCAAAAGGTTATTGTTCCAAAATACGGTTTATTATCTACTCCTGCGACATCACATTTAATTAGAAAAGAAAAAGCTATTGGTGGAATTATTCTTTCTGCAAGCCACAATCCTGGAGGGATTGATGGCGACTTTGGCGTGAAATTGAATATCTCTAATGGTGGCCCAGCTCCTGAGATAATTACTAATAATATTTTCAAGGCTTCACAATTACTAACTAGTTATAAAATTTGTAATATTCAATTACCTGATTTTAGTGAATATGGAACTTATCCTTACGGTGAAACTACCTTAGAAATTATTGATGGAGTAAAAGATTATTCTAATTTGATGGAAAAAATTTTTGATTTTGATCAAATTAGTGATTTTTTAAAAAAAGACTTCTCGTTAATCTTTGATGCAATGAATGCGGTTACAGGTCCATATGCAAAAAATATTTTTGTTGAAAAAATGGGTCTTGCAGATGATTGTGTCATGAATGGTAACCCGTTAAAAGATTTTGGAGGTTTACATCCTGATCCTAATCTTACTTACGCATCCCACTTGGCTGATTTGTTATTAAATAAAAAATCTTATAGTTTTGGTGCTGCATGCGATGGAGATGGAGATAGGAATATGATTTTAGGAAGTGGATGTTTTGTAAATCCTAGTGATAGCCTTGCAGTGATCACTGCTAACACAAAATATGTCCCTGGTTATAAAGATGGTATTACAGGTGTGGCACGATCCATGCCAACCAGCTCAGCGGTTGATAATGTTGCTAGAGCATTAAATATACCTTGTTTCGAGACACCTACTGGCTGGAAGTTTTTTGGAAATCTTTTAGATTCTAATTTAATTACTTTATGTGGAGAAGAAAGTTTTGGAACAGGTAGTAACCATGTAAGGGAGAAAGATGGATTATGGGCAGTTTTGTATTGGTTACAAGTTTTAGCTGAAAAAAAATGTTCTGTAAGTGATTTAATGCAGAATCATTGGAAACAATTTGGTAGAAATTATTATTCAAGACATGATTATGAGGCAATTCCCTCAAATATTGCTAATCAAATTTTTGGTAATCTAACTTCTTTGCTCGAAAATTTAAAAGGAAGTAATTTTGCAGGCCATTTAGTTCAAGTTGCAGATAACTTCTCATATTTAGATCCTGTTGATGATTCCATAAGTGACAATCAAGGTTTAAGACTTATTCTTGATGATAATTCCCGAGTCATTGTACGTCTTTCGGGAACTGGAACTAAGGGTGCAACATTAAGACTTTACTTTGAGAAATTTTACGATCCTAAAAAGAATCTTTCATTAAATCCACAAGTCGCTTTGAAACCTCTTATCGATGATTTAGATCATTTATTAAATATTTCAAAACTTACTCAAATGGAAACTCCTACAGTCATTACATAA
- a CDS encoding AAA family ATPase, translating to MHSENLFTHYSQIENNAPLADQLRPKNLEDFFGQQSILNENSLLRSAILKDKISNFIFSGPTGVGKTTLIEIISSNTRSKLIKLNAVLSSVKELRNEISNAKERLINSKRKTILFIDEVHRFTSVQQDALLPSIENGTITFIGATTENPFFAVNKALVSRSRIFTLIPLAENDLKKIIQKVINHYSKLKDSKKVYLTKDAISHLIKFSGGDARTLINSLEMAIETTADNDAKEININLSIAEDAIQKKNIVYDKNGQNHYDIISAFIKSIRGSDPDATLFWLANMLEAGEDPNFIFRRLLISASEDIGIADPNAIVVIQSCCDAFDRVGFPEGLYFLTQASLYLAISPKSNSTKSIFKAIEKIKSINAFEVPSHLKNNSNSYVNPHNYPGNWVLQEYLPKSVRGLKIWQPNNNGWEKIKYEELLRRKEN from the coding sequence ATGCATTCAGAAAATTTATTTACTCATTATTCTCAAATAGAAAATAATGCTCCTTTGGCAGATCAATTAAGACCAAAGAATTTGGAGGACTTTTTTGGTCAACAATCAATCTTGAATGAGAATTCGCTGTTAAGAAGTGCAATATTAAAAGATAAGATTAGTAATTTTATTTTTTCAGGCCCTACTGGTGTTGGGAAAACTACTCTAATTGAAATTATTTCTTCTAATACACGTTCAAAATTAATTAAATTAAATGCAGTATTATCAAGTGTTAAAGAATTAAGAAATGAAATCTCTAATGCAAAAGAACGATTAATAAATTCAAAAAGAAAAACAATTTTATTTATCGATGAGGTTCATAGATTTACCTCAGTGCAGCAAGATGCTTTATTACCCTCAATAGAGAATGGAACTATAACTTTTATTGGTGCTACAACTGAAAACCCTTTCTTTGCTGTTAATAAAGCGCTTGTTAGTAGGTCTCGTATTTTTACATTAATTCCTTTGGCTGAAAATGATTTGAAGAAAATAATACAAAAAGTCATAAATCACTATTCAAAACTAAAAGATTCAAAAAAGGTTTATTTAACTAAGGATGCAATAAGTCATTTAATTAAATTTTCTGGCGGTGATGCAAGAACATTAATCAATTCCCTAGAGATGGCTATAGAAACAACTGCTGACAATGATGCTAAAGAAATAAATATTAATCTCTCAATAGCAGAGGATGCGATTCAAAAGAAAAATATTGTCTACGATAAAAATGGTCAAAATCATTACGATATAATAAGTGCCTTTATTAAGTCCATAAGAGGTTCTGATCCAGATGCAACTTTATTTTGGCTTGCTAATATGCTGGAGGCTGGTGAAGATCCTAATTTTATTTTTAGAAGACTACTTATATCTGCCAGTGAAGATATTGGAATTGCTGATCCTAATGCCATAGTAGTTATACAATCATGTTGTGATGCTTTTGATAGAGTTGGTTTTCCAGAAGGATTATATTTTTTAACGCAAGCTTCTTTATATTTAGCTATATCTCCAAAAAGTAATAGTACGAAGAGTATTTTTAAAGCAATTGAAAAAATCAAATCTATCAATGCTTTTGAAGTTCCAAGTCATTTAAAAAATAATTCGAATAGTTATGTAAATCCTCATAATTATCCAGGCAATTGGGTCTTACAAGAATATCTTCCTAAATCTGTAAGGGGTTTAAAAATATGGCAACCAAATAATAATGGGTGGGAGAAAATTAAATATGAAGAACTGCTTAGAAGAAAAGAAAACTAA
- a CDS encoding 4'-phosphopantetheinyl transferase family protein, translating into MKLLNEYEYKIPKIWFYEIKGVQDDVTVEEIKTAEKLSGLRSKVFLETRGYLRQSLSTLFDLDPLAIPINADPGEPPILPPGMGNISLSHCIDALTIVWHKSKIGIDIERTDRDFNHIKLAEKYFFHTNKSNHNNYLTKNMILNQWCAVEAAIKWDHGKLAKDINHWQYFETQRELIHNKKNIHLNYSQINFHNWTIALAYEEKTSFNPEIICCSKNF; encoded by the coding sequence TTGAAATTATTAAATGAGTATGAATATAAAATACCAAAAATTTGGTTTTATGAGATTAAAGGTGTACAAGATGACGTAACAGTAGAGGAAATTAAAACTGCAGAAAAACTTTCAGGTTTAAGATCAAAAGTTTTTTTAGAAACTAGAGGATATTTAAGACAATCACTATCAACACTTTTTGATTTAGATCCCCTAGCAATTCCAATAAATGCTGATCCTGGTGAACCACCAATATTACCTCCTGGCATGGGAAATATAAGTTTAAGCCATTGCATAGATGCCTTAACTATAGTTTGGCATAAAAGCAAAATAGGCATTGATATTGAGAGAACAGATAGAGATTTTAACCATATAAAATTAGCGGAAAAATACTTTTTTCATACCAATAAATCAAACCATAATAATTATTTAACAAAAAATATGATATTAAATCAATGGTGTGCTGTTGAAGCGGCTATAAAGTGGGATCATGGAAAATTAGCTAAAGACATAAACCATTGGCAATATTTTGAAACGCAAAGAGAGTTAATACACAATAAGAAAAACATACATTTAAATTATTCACAGATTAATTTCCATAATTGGACTATTGCTTTAGCCTACGAAGAAAAAACTTCTTTTAATCCAGAGATTATTTGTTGTTCGAAAAACTTTTAG
- the bcp gene encoding thioredoxin-dependent thiol peroxidase — protein sequence MALKVGDKAPEFKLKDSFEKEVSLKDFKGKKIILYFYPKDNTPGCTKEACNFKENWDLLQKNNIVVLGISKDNASSHQKFIEKFNLPFILLTDPEPFKVSTDYDSYGLKKFMGKEYMGMMRNTFLIDNDGNIEKIYLKVKAAIMADHIIADLGLS from the coding sequence ATGGCTCTTAAGGTTGGTGACAAAGCACCAGAATTTAAATTAAAAGATTCTTTTGAGAAGGAAGTGTCTCTTAAAGATTTTAAAGGTAAAAAAATAATACTATATTTTTATCCCAAAGATAATACTCCAGGATGCACTAAGGAAGCCTGCAATTTTAAAGAAAATTGGGATTTGCTCCAGAAAAATAATATTGTTGTGCTTGGTATTAGCAAAGATAATGCCTCTTCTCATCAGAAATTTATAGAAAAATTTAATTTACCTTTTATTCTTTTAACTGATCCTGAACCTTTTAAAGTTTCTACTGATTACGATAGCTATGGACTAAAGAAATTCATGGGAAAGGAATATATGGGAATGATGAGAAATACGTTTTTGATTGATAATGATGGTAACATCGAAAAAATTTACTTAAAGGTAAAAGCAGCAATAATGGCTGATCATATAATTGCAGACCTTGGGTTAAGCTAA
- a CDS encoding type III pantothenate kinase encodes MVSDINFLLVGNSRLHWAKYSKNQSKFFHTKKEQKVPENIDLDQLIWASVGKLPNFLLKKENEIKTQDIQLSNLPDYFGVDRALACIAALKIIENPFKKDLLIADFGTILSITKLNSNGSIIGGQLLPGFLTQLKSMEQNTKNLKVPKKYDIPIKDFLINTEEAILKGVINSLTGVINNLFNPEKDIFIICGGDSQLLTKSLNTQKENIINAPNLVMEGMIIHHLSVRKLA; translated from the coding sequence ATGGTCTCAGATATAAATTTTTTATTAGTAGGCAATAGTAGGCTGCATTGGGCAAAATATTCTAAAAATCAATCTAAATTCTTCCATACCAAAAAAGAGCAAAAAGTTCCCGAAAATATAGATCTTGATCAATTAATTTGGGCTTCTGTAGGAAAACTACCAAATTTTTTGCTGAAAAAAGAAAATGAAATAAAAACTCAAGATATTCAGTTATCAAATCTTCCTGATTATTTTGGAGTTGATAGAGCTCTTGCCTGTATTGCTGCTTTAAAAATTATTGAAAACCCTTTCAAAAAAGATTTGCTAATTGCAGATTTTGGAACAATATTATCAATAACAAAATTGAATTCAAATGGATCTATTATTGGAGGTCAACTTCTTCCAGGTTTTCTAACACAATTAAAATCAATGGAACAAAATACAAAAAATCTTAAAGTTCCCAAAAAATATGATATTCCCATCAAAGATTTTTTAATTAATACAGAAGAAGCAATCTTAAAAGGAGTAATTAACTCTCTTACTGGCGTGATTAATAATTTATTTAATCCCGAAAAGGATATTTTCATAATATGTGGAGGAGACTCTCAATTACTCACAAAATCTCTAAATACTCAAAAAGAAAATATTATCAATGCTCCTAATTTAGTTATGGAGGGGATGATTATTCACCACCTGTCTGTAAGAAAATTAGCTTAA
- a CDS encoding phosphoadenylyl-sulfate reductase, translating into MIEKIHKDIQPELIKKYNQELIDMKPQEMLTWGYEKFDNQFAITTSFGIQSSVLLDIVSKLCLQKKIKIFWIDTGYLPPETYHYAEKLIDNLSLEVEVLQSELSPARMEAKYGKLWETNKESDLDKYHQLRKIKPLENGLEKYDISCWASGVRSSQTENRNKMKFIDVIRQRLSLRPLLNWTNKDIFYYMEENNLPAHPLFIKGYSSVGDWHSSSPDGIETKGRDTRFGGIKQECGIHTNN; encoded by the coding sequence ATGATTGAAAAAATCCACAAAGATATTCAACCTGAATTAATAAAGAAATATAATCAAGAGCTAATAGATATGAAGCCTCAAGAAATGCTTACATGGGGTTATGAAAAGTTTGATAATCAATTTGCTATTACAACAAGTTTTGGTATACAGTCATCAGTCCTTTTAGATATAGTCAGTAAATTATGTCTTCAAAAAAAAATCAAAATATTTTGGATAGATACAGGTTACCTTCCTCCAGAAACATACCATTACGCTGAAAAGCTTATTGATAATTTATCCTTAGAAGTTGAAGTTCTGCAAAGTGAATTATCTCCAGCAAGAATGGAGGCCAAATATGGAAAACTTTGGGAAACAAATAAAGAGAGTGATTTAGATAAGTATCATCAATTGAGAAAGATAAAACCTTTAGAAAATGGTCTAGAAAAATATGATATTTCCTGCTGGGCCAGCGGTGTCAGATCAAGTCAAACAGAAAATAGAAACAAAATGAAATTTATAGACGTAATTCGTCAAAGACTCTCTTTAAGACCTTTATTAAATTGGACAAATAAAGATATTTTTTATTATATGGAAGAGAATAATTTACCTGCACATCCACTTTTTATCAAAGGTTATTCTTCTGTAGGAGATTGGCATTCAAGCAGTCCCGATGGTATTGAAACAAAGGGCAGAGATACAAGATTTGGGGGGATTAAACAAGAATGTGGAATACACACTAATAATTAA
- a CDS encoding NAD(P)/FAD-dependent oxidoreductase, whose protein sequence is MKSIQKPIVIVGAGFAGMTFALNLKNLNPSLPILVVDSETNFIFKPLMYEVLSKEIRSWEATPKFANIFSDAGITFLRNCLTKISFKENILEFSDDLKLSYQYLVICTGSISNSFFIKGVDENCYFFNDFHDLNKLNSFLKKSQETSLHKKLFIVGGGPSGIELACKIKDIFTDQFEINLIEKSNEILNKNKIFNREQAEMALEKRKINVLLNSTVQEVSETKISISSEVGITSLDKDIVIWTAGVKPNLSYLETDQITKKFGRILVNNNLQIENHKNCFAIGDISIIEGMEDLPITAQVAMQEGNHLANNLELLIQGKETLPFEFQDNGEMISLGIGEASISGLGVTLSGKFAFEVRRLIYASKLPDITESLKSASSWIFHKKSIFKKFLKKDNSN, encoded by the coding sequence ATGAAATCAATACAAAAACCAATAGTAATAGTTGGAGCTGGTTTTGCAGGTATGACATTTGCTTTGAATTTAAAGAATCTTAATCCTTCTTTACCGATTCTTGTGGTTGATTCTGAAACGAACTTTATATTTAAACCTTTAATGTACGAAGTTTTAAGTAAAGAAATAAGAAGTTGGGAAGCCACCCCAAAATTTGCAAATATTTTTTCTGATGCGGGTATAACTTTTTTAAGAAATTGTTTAACCAAGATTTCCTTCAAAGAAAATATTCTTGAATTTAGTGACGATTTAAAATTAAGTTATCAGTATCTTGTAATCTGTACAGGATCTATTTCAAATAGTTTTTTTATAAAAGGTGTAGATGAAAATTGTTATTTTTTTAATGATTTTCACGATCTAAATAAATTAAATTCTTTTTTAAAAAAATCACAAGAAACTTCCTTGCATAAAAAGTTATTCATAGTTGGAGGTGGTCCCTCTGGTATCGAGTTGGCATGCAAAATTAAAGATATATTTACAGACCAATTTGAAATTAATTTAATAGAAAAATCAAACGAAATCCTCAATAAAAACAAAATTTTTAATAGAGAACAAGCAGAGATGGCATTAGAAAAAAGAAAAATCAACGTCCTTTTGAATTCCACAGTTCAAGAAGTCTCAGAAACTAAGATTAGTATTTCTAGTGAGGTTGGAATAACTTCCTTGGATAAAGATATTGTTATTTGGACTGCAGGTGTTAAACCTAATTTGTCTTACTTAGAAACTGATCAAATAACAAAAAAATTTGGACGAATTTTAGTGAATAATAATTTGCAAATAGAAAACCATAAAAACTGTTTTGCTATTGGTGATATTTCAATTATTGAAGGAATGGAGGATTTACCCATAACTGCTCAGGTCGCTATGCAGGAAGGAAATCATCTTGCTAATAATTTAGAACTTTTAATTCAAGGAAAAGAAACTTTACCCTTTGAATTTCAAGATAATGGTGAAATGATTAGCTTAGGAATAGGCGAAGCTTCAATTTCTGGGCTTGGGGTTACTTTATCTGGGAAATTCGCTTTTGAGGTAAGAAGACTTATATATGCTTCTAAGTTGCCTGATATTACGGAAAGCTTGAAATCTGCATCTTCATGGATATTCCACAAAAAATCTATTTTTAAAAAGTTTCTTAAAAAAGATAATTCCAATTAA